In Salarias fasciatus chromosome 20, fSalaFa1.1, whole genome shotgun sequence, a single window of DNA contains:
- the LOC115408208 gene encoding ras-related protein Rab-7L1-like: MKEHMMKIVFVGDVVGKTAFIHRYISGQFNKTSYATVGVDFREKTLQCSEKETVKLQIWDISGQERFRSSNSIYYRGALGCVVMFDVTNSSSFHSCQVWKRDLDKVMLPSGAPIPCILLANKCDLPERVVTADSIAEFSKNNGFFTWMETSVRDNRNVDEAMRRLVQEILLVQSSVDQPLSSQEDSVDLQSQDARRRKTCF, from the exons ATGAAGGAGCACATGATGAAAATTGTATTTGTCGGTGATGTTGTTGGAAAGACAGCTTTTATCCATCGATACATCAGCGGGCAGTTCAACAAGACATCCTACGCGACAGTGGGAG TGGATTTCAGGGAGAAGACGCTACAGTGCTCAGAAAAAGAGACAGTCAAACTGCAAATATGGGACATATCAG GCCAGGAGCGTTTCAGGTCCAGTAACAGTATCTACTACCGAGGGGCTCTGGGCTGTGTTGTGATGTTTGACGTCACCAACTCGTCCAGCTTTCACAGTTGTCAAGTGTGGAAACGGGACCTGGACAAGGTTATGCTCCCCAGCGGAGCTCCCATCCCCTGCATCCTGCTGGCCAACAAG TGTGACCTTCCTGAGCGGGTGGTGACAGCAGACAGCATCGCCGAGTTCAGCAAGAACAACGGCTTCTTCACCTGGATGGAGACCTCAGTCAGAGACAACAGGAACGTTGATGAAGCCATGAG gaggTTGGTGCAGGAGATCCTGTTGGTCCAGTCCAGTGTGGACCAGCCGCTGTCCAGCCAGGAAGACAGCGTCGATCTTCAGTCTCAGGATGCCAGAAGGCGAAAAACCTGCTTCTGA
- the LOC115408207 gene encoding ras-related protein Rab-7L1-like — translation MKEHLMKIVFVGDVVGKTAFIHRYVSGQFSLTTDATVGAAFREKTLQWSEKETVRLQIWDISSRVRFDSMTMIFYKGALGCVVMFDVTNSSSFLRCQDWKRDLDSKATLPSGAPIPCILLANMCDLPERVVTADSIAEFSKNNGFFTWMETSVRDNRNIGEAMRRLVQEILSVQSSVDQPLSSQEDNVNLQSQDARRRQTCF, via the exons ATGAAGGAGCACTTGATGAAAATTGTATTTGTTGGTGATGTTGTTGGGAAGACGGCTTTTATCCATCGATACGTCAGTGGACAGTTCAGCTTGACGACCGATGCGACAGTGGGAG CGGCTTTCAGGGAGAAGACGCTGCAGTGGTCAGAAAAAGAGACAGTCAGACTGCAAATCTGGGACATATCAA GCCGGGTGCGTTTCGATTCCATGACCATGATCTTCTACAAAGGGGCTCTGGGCTGCGTTGTGATGTTTGACGTCACCAACTCGTCCAGCTTCCTCAGGTGTCAGGACTGGAAACGGGACCTGGACAGCAAGGCCACGCTGCCCAGCGGAGCTCCCATCCCCTGCATCCTGCTGGCCAACATG TGTGACCTTCCTGAGCGGGTGGTGACAGCAGACAGCATCGCCGAGTTCAGCAAGAACAACGGCTTCTTCACCTGGATGGAGACCTCAGTCAGAGACAACAGGAACATTGGAGAAGCCATGAG gaggTTGGTGCAGGAGATCCTGTCGGTCCAGTCCAGTGTGGACCAGCCGCTGTCCAGCCAGGAAGACAACGTCAATCTTCAGTCTCAGGATGCCAGAAGGCGACAAACCTGCTTCTGA